One genomic segment of Schistosoma haematobium chromosome 6, whole genome shotgun sequence includes these proteins:
- the FAM76B_1 gene encoding Protein fam76b, variant 2 (EggNog:ENOG410V503~COG:S), whose product MLVRPGLSELRMLDNSLCSIITVSEGLLTSSGNTMLVMQRFGIVCSGADNPIGVTILKRRLLWLGHVLRLSSQRIPRRALFADAGTGWKKRRGGQCMTWCRSMKESCKGLSCVGPSRLPGWGPRDGATQWLETLSDMAQNRSQWRSCCNLLLLSS is encoded by the coding sequence atgcttgtgagacctggcctctccgagttgaggatgttagacaactctctgtgttcgatcatcactgtctccgaaggattgctgacatccagtggcaacaccatgttagtaatgcagaggttcggcatcgtgtgttctgGCGCAGATAATccgattggtgtcaccatcttgaaacgcCGACTTctgtggcttggacatgttctacgactGTCGTCCCAAAGAATTCCACGTCgagcattatttgccgacgctgggactggttggaaaaagcggagaggtggtcagtgtatgacatggtgtcgtagtatgaaagaaagctgcaaagggctgtcttgtgttggtccttcacgactccctggctggggtccgagagatggtgcgacacagtggctagagacgttatcagatatggctcagaatagaagccagtggcgatcctgctgtaatcttcttttactttcttcataa